The following are encoded in a window of Gossypium raimondii isolate GPD5lz chromosome 13, ASM2569854v1, whole genome shotgun sequence genomic DNA:
- the LOC105782823 gene encoding FAD-linked sulfhydryl oxidase ERV1: MTENPNPFQPLFQTVESFYIANFVRKVNHSSPTEKPPLTFPPPSKLNAGSPVTTTHLLVKKPVAPVTKEELGRATWTFLHTLAAQYPERPTRQQKKDVKQLMSILSRMYPCNECADHFKEVLRANPVQAGSHEEFSQWLCHVHNVINRSLGKVAFPCERVDARWGKLECEQRACDLQGTTMNYTEF, translated from the exons ATGACTGAAAATCCGAACCCATTCCAACCATTGTTCCAAACAGTTGAAAGTTTCTATATCGCCAATTTCGTCCGAAAGGTTAACCATTCATCACCCACCGAGAAACCCCCTCTCACCTTTCCTCCTCCGTCAAAACTAAACGCCGGTTCACCTGTCACCACTACCCATCTTCTCGTCAAG aaGCCTGTTGCACCGGTGACTAAAGAAGAACTTGGAAGAGCAACTTGGACTTTTCTTCACACCCTTGCCGCCCAG TATCCCGAACGTCCAACAAGGCAGCAAAAGAAGGATGTAAAACAGCTG ATGTCAATATTATCCCGAATGTACCCTTGCAATGAATGTGCAGATCATTTCAAAGAAGTTTTAAG AGCAAACCCGGTACAAGCTGGATCACATGAAGAGTTTTCTCAATGGCTGTGTCATGTGCACAATGTCATTAACCGAAG CCTTGGCAAAGTGGCATTCCCATGTGAGCGAGTTGATGCGAGGTGGGGCAAGCTTGAGTGCGAGCAGCGAGCCTGTGATTTACAGGGAACTACAATGAACTATACTGAATTCTGA
- the LOC105784010 gene encoding 40S ribosomal protein S29 — protein sequence MGHSNVWNSHPKTYGPGSRACRVCGNPHAIIRKYGLMCCRQCFRSNAKEIGFIKYR from the exons ATGGGTCACTCAAACGTCTGGAATTCTCACCCTAAGACCTACGGGCCTGGCTCTCGCGCCTG tCGCGTGTGTGGAAACCCCCATGCCATCATAAGGAAGTATGGGCTCATGTGTTGCAGACAGTGCTTCCGTAGCAATGCCAAGGAAATTGGATTCATTAAG TACCGTTGA